The stretch of DNA TTATTGGTATATTTCAGGTATCATATGATTTAGAGAAGATACGGAAGAAAATAAgtcaaatgtgttaaaatggaaAAAATTGACTGCTGCCAGTTAATGCTCTTCGCGATCACAAAGATTCTTTATACGATCGCGGAGAACCTAGGAGAATAGTCATTGTGAACGCGGTGGAAGTGTTGCGAACGCGAAAAGGGAAAGCTGGTCAACAACTGGTAAagtgctctatgcgatcgcgagacTGAATGATGCGATCGCGGGCCTTCTAGAAGATCTCTATCGCGAATGCATGGTCTGTTGTGCGAATGCGAGGTTGAGTACCCGACCGCTATTCTTTGATGTGTTGTTGATTGTGATTGCATGTTCTCTTTCGCGATTCACATAACTGGGCAAAAAATCTGCACAAGCATTTTACATTTTTGCCTCCCAAACCATTTAATACTCGGCCCAACTTATTTGGAAGACTTCTTTGGCAGTTCTTTGGTCATCTTGACTAGAAAATACAAGCTTGGAGTTAGGGTTCCTGCGCACACGTTTGGGAGTTGAAGATTTGAATACATTAGATGATATTTTCTTACCCTTTTACCCCTTTCTTCAATTCCTTGATTTACattgaatatttaagtgtgtagtatttattccaatacttgaaacttgtttatgaaaatattcattATTAAAGTTTGAATTAAATCTCTTGTTATGCTTATCTCttgaatgatttttattaattatgaagtgagttattgttacttttattattcttgttctttaaagtTTCTAAAAGGATTAtctaaccctaggactcacccattaacttcgaattaatctTAAAAAAGGTAATTTGAGATtgagaaagattaattaacaagaacgtGAGGCGTTAACCTTCATTTTATAGATTGTACATATGGATAGGATTGAAACTACTAGCCATATTCGGGTGGACATAACCTCTTAATTGATTTAGGGATAATTGAATTAGGAAGTATTATTATTCTTCGGAAGAAgataatataaaattaatatccgagtctaattaacataaactcgcacATATTTATAAAATCGTAAAATACATTGAATCGTTGCTTGAGTCGAATTTCCTGTGTATCCGCTAACTCTTTGAGGAgtagatttggacgtcatcagtacccaataagtgtcaagactaacctcagtggagtagtgacgaggttcaaggcatgatactcactagtcaaataacttgtgtaATATATTAATAACTGGTAACTGAATATATGTAAAGAAGAATATATCAACCATCTCGTAGAGCATATGGGTACAACTAAATGTAGAAAAAATCATTTTTAATCAACAAATCGTCAAGAAATGGGGCATATAATAGCATGTTAATTCAACTAGCAACTCATTAATGTTGTCGCATGCGCATCTCGCCACCCTTATACTCTACACAACATCAATCAATCCGCACAACATGTCCACATATGACACAATATCACAAAAACAACACTACTCAAAATTTCACATAAGCTCAAAACTTAACAATAAACTAAACAAAGACATGATAATGGCGTAAAAGTGCGGAGAGGTATTCAACAATAAAGCACGACTATGGCAAAGTCAAATGTAGTGATCATGATCATGTAGTCATAAAGTGCTTAAGCATATTTCATATAGAATACATCTccaaattaaggcatattaatagtcTAAGGGTCTAATCCGGTCTAAACCATATATACGCCCGTGTGCACACTCATCATCTCGTGTACATATCATTTTTTACATATCACGAATAAGCAACTAaggtcaaatcctaagggatattTCTCCATACAAGGTTAGGaaggatacttacctcaaacaagccaattcaatactctaaaaatactttttctttaaaattcacatccgctcggctcaaatcttgccaaaaatgactcaataatatcaaacaatgctaaagaaaATAATTCAAAGCAATAAAGGCTCAATCTTTACCCAatccccaaaaagtcaaccacgAGCTCGCCCGATTAAAACGCGATTTGTTGgttagatctcgactacccataaccccatgagttcaaatatgtgattggtttttaaaactgagtccaaatcgactctcaaatctcaaatttttatttttcaaaactttgtcaaaaatctccaaaacttccgttcaaattttatgattttaatgttaaaatcCATAAGAAATAAAGTTATAATATCAAAATTgagtaaaaatcacttacctaatAGCTACGTGTGAAAATCTCAAAAACATTGCCTCCCACCAATTGTAgggctcaaaatgtgataaaatgagactAACTCCCGAAATTCCATCTAAtaacccagctgcagatgtcgcatttttAACTAGAGGTTCGCAAAGGCAACCTCCGCAAATGCGACTCATGGATCACAAATGCGAAGTCTGTCCAGCCCAGAGAATGTTGCAAATGTGACCaatacttcgcaaatgcaaaaccaacaaacatcgcaaaagcgaccaaaaGATCGCCAATGTGACCAACCATGCCTAGTTCCCCCATCGCAGTTGCGAGACAGGCTTCGCAGAGGCAAATCCTGTAGCCCCTGCCCACCTTCGCAATTGCGGTTGACAGCTTGAAAATTCGAACTGGACTTCGCATTTACGAGACTTGCAGCACCAGCAAAAATCTGAACTCAActcaaaacactctgaaacacGTCTGAATCTCACCCGAGCACCCGGGGCTCTAccccaaacatccacacaagtgtaGAAATATCATACGTACTCGTTCACAAGttcgaaacaccaaaataacatataaaaccACGAATCAAATACCAAAACGCATCTTGCAAACTATGAAACTCAAGATCTTCTAAATCACCACCAaacgtctgattcctatcaaaccaactcggaatgataccaagcGTTGCACACATATCCCAAATGATAAAACCGacatattccaagtcccaaattaaattctgacccCAATAGCCACAAAGTCAAatcatggtcaaacttatgaaatttctaaacctttaaattgctaactttcggcaaAAAGAGTCAATCCGTCCTAgaaacctccaaattcaaattcgggcatacgtccaagtccaacattaccatacgaacctattggaaccatcaaaatattatttcggggtcgttttcataaaaagtcaaacttggtcaacacttccaacttaagtttccaaactaggaaccaagtgttccaaatcaACGAAAACCTCCCAAAAACCAatccaaccatccccgcaagtcacataacaacgaATACACATACAAAAAGCTTCAAAAGGGAAAACGgtactcaaatacataaaatgaccggccggatcattacaccaaatatttgaaaattatttgtagAGGGATGAGAGGACTCTCAATCTCTCAAGTCCTCATGAAGACAAATGAGGTGGTGATTCTTCTTTACTTTACTCTAACTTCCTTAGGCTATAGTACCTAGGTATTTATAAAATTCTAAAAACATGTACCTATGTAATACATGTATAATAATTTAATTCTACACTTTTCTTATTCCCTAgttcaataataaaatcatacaTGCATATTAGTTAATTTTCTAATGTATCGACTAGGCAATTCTGTACTTGATATGCATCTAGTTTACTTTTTTTCAACAATAACAGGACATAAGTCAGATTTTTTGTTTTGGAAAATCTATTTTTGTGTTTGGTAATGCCTACAAGAATTCATGACAATAAGCCAAATGAGAATGTAAACATTAGCTAGGTAGTTTCTGAATGAATGAAACGTGCtgattttttttaccttttatatcTTTGCTTAATTTAACTGtttacaacaaaaataaaaaccagttatatagtatataaaagcACTTCTCACCATATATAAAACACCACTTACAATCTATATCCAGGTGATGCTACAACCTTTTAATTTCATTAAATTCCAGAGATCAAAATCTACTGCAGACATTGAAATTCTTTAGATGAGATGCCATTGATGACGCGCTCTGCCACATAATAATATGCTTTTTCTGTAAGATGTATACCATCCCAGTGCAAATATTTTGCAGAATCAGAACAAGCTTGAACTTCAGATGTTCCACAAAGAATATCATCGTCATAATTATATTGACCTCCAATTCCACAGCACGCTTTGAGTATGGATTTCTTATTGAATCCAAAATAGCTGGGGCGTTCCAGAATTGATTTCACAGCAGCataataatctatatatttaatcGCAACGTTCGAATATTCAAGTTTTAGTATAGATAGAGCCCTCTCCAAAAAATCATTGTGATACATGACTAACTCATTGTAGGCTTTCAAACAACCAAACTCATCATAATCTTCATAATCCAAGCTTGAGAACATGGTAAGGTAGTAGGGGAAGCAACCCAGAGGATAAATCCCTGGAACAACTATACGTTTTGCCCCGTATCTGATCACTTGTCTAATGCCTTTTACAATGGCCTTGACTATATGTGGGACAAAAGTTTTAGCTTCTAATTCAATGGATTTTCCCTCTGAAAGTGCTAGGTAATAATCATTTCCTTCAAATGCACCAAACATAAAAAGAGATTTTCCAAGAACTTTTGAACACTTTTGTCTAGTGTGGCATGTGGTTTGTAAGTAGGTTGTCAACCAACGAAGTTGAGATCTAAGTGGCCTGTTGTCTTTTGCCGTGGTAATATTTCTAGTTACATTAAAAGGATCATTTAGAACTGTAGCTCCTCCTACTGCGCAGTTTACTCCATGTCTAAAATTAGCTTCTTTGACCATGTAAGGGTTGATAAGTGGAAGCTTAAGAGACATATAACTAGACGGCCGTCGGAGAATCGGCCAGTGggtttgtttaccctcaaaatcggataacaattgaatttgtacgtggttttaaggatacgtgatctaacttgatacaaaatgagaaaTCAGATTAATATTGAAATAAATTATGAGGAAGTAAAtacaaaccacacaagttgaacgaTCTTAGCCTTGAAGATTAGTTACCCTCGAGTCAGAAGTGCTTTTATCGATGCCGGAACAGAATGACAAGATAATGagaactagaaataataatatattgctttgtgatGCGTATTACAATGTGttgaatgaattatcagaccccctttatatagtagaggagtcctactctaGGTATATTCttgtaaaaggtaaaaatctcttgatttgttgATTGACGGTTCCATGCTGATACGTGCTGAGATTCTTGCCATAATATCCCACCGGTCGCAGATATTTCAGTTTTCTGTTAGTTATCTCCAAGCTTGTTTGAGGCTAAGGTCGATACCGGACTTAATGTTCCTCGAAGGCAGGCTTTCCGATCTTGGGTTCTAGCTCGACGggactcgaggtcgatcttcagtTCTTTGTTGCCACGTTCCAAGCCTAATCCACCAACTTGTAATCGAGCTCAACTTcggccgtatacagatagtcccctcatttttcgaagAGTAGACGATGAGAAACGACATGAACTTCCGATCCTGACTTCGATGTTttgtgacagaaacgacaaaacagtcaaaacgtctcgtcagtcaagtcttaacGGCATTAAATGTCTGTCAGTTGTCAGTCGGCCACTCTCAGATATGAACAGTCATTGAAAGACTATAAATATCTCCTCATtagttcattcaaactttactttcaaactttcTGCCCTCATACCTTAGAAATTTCAACACTCCCAAGCATCAATTTTCTGGTTACTCTAAAATCCTTTTATAAgaacttctgtttttcttttacCTCAAACCATCAAGCATTCTCTTTTAACTTCCTCTTTTTCCTTCATCTTTCAAAATGGCGAAGACCTCAAAAtccgttccccaaaaagaaactccctctGCCTCGCGACCGACTGAAGAGGAAAATGTTTTGTCTGTTGTTACTGAGGAACCGACACCAGAGCCTCCCCTAAAGATGTTCGTTCCTGCGGGGTGCCCGACAGGTGCTGATTTCAAGGTCGAGAAAACCTCCTCAGTACTGGGTCGGTGTGAAccggtctcgagatatatatgtTCGGTCACCGATAGCTTCCTCTCCAAGGTCAAGGATTATTGCAGCTGGGTTGATAAGCACATGGCAGTTCCTACGCCCGAGGAAGCAATTACTACCCATATGAAGGGTTTttaaagtgtttacacttatccgtTCACGTTAGGCCCTTTGGATACGGTCATCATCGCCTTCTGTAAGAAGTATGGGGTGACCCTcagtcaaattcatccttctttttggaggaTAGTAATTCTCCTCCGCTTCTTCGTAAACAAAATCAAGGGGTGTCCCTTTACCATTGATCATCTCATGTGTctatacagtccccgactctatcgagggggaTTAATAAAAATTGCCCGTCGGGCCAGTAaggccccattctcgagcatcgacgaggatcggGACCAAGTCTAGTTAGGCTGatttgttcgagtgaagacctcggattTAATCTCAGCTGAGGATATGCCATTTCTTGAGAAGTGGAACATTAAACGTAAGTATAATCTTGCCTTTAAAATTTAGTTTATCCCTTTTACTTTTCCTCCCTTCTCGTCGATGTTTTGTGGTAGTGCAGTTGTTGCTCGGATGCCGGAtacagttcctcgactcaaggagtgggtcgagggcatcgtgtCGCAGAAACCATATTTCGAGCACGCATGGCACGAACTttcgaagggtcgatgggaggcccgttctcactgTGAGATTCCATTCTCGTGCAGACAACACTTAGGTTTTGCCCATGTTGCTGAGCCCCTActcattttccttttctttgcaGGTCTTCCCAAGGATGTTGCAATGAGGCCTCCATCTTGTGGCAAGGAGTGTCCCTCCGAGTCCTCTGCTCCGAGACAGGATGaggaaaagaagaggaaaatggcTCCGAGTTCTCCGAACATAGAGAAGAAAAAACCAAAAGAAGGCTGGTGCGTAAATCCAAAGAAAGCACCAGCGCCCAAGAAATCCCATCGGACTCACTAAATCGACTGAGGGACGAGtccgaaaaagaagaagaagaagaagaagcttctGAATTGATGACCCGCATGAAAAACGACATCGAACTGCCTCAAACCAGGGTAGCTAATGAAGGGTTAGTGGCTGAAGCCTCCGAGCTAGAGAGAGGCGAGGCCATTTTGCCTCGAGCTGGGGAAGTCAACAAAGAGACCATGGCCGGTGCTTCTCGGGTAGAGGATAACGCCCCGAAGGATGCACTTGGGGTGATAGACCTCTCCGAGCCGCCTTCATTTACTGATTCAATGATCAACGAGCCCCGGATGCTGAAAGGACGCCCAAATGAGGGGCCCCAAGGGGCGGCAGACTCTTTTAACAATTTCTTTGATGGTGTAGATTCTACTACCTCGGAGGACATCACCGTTTTGGGTGACTTACCGGTGCCAAAAAAGATACCATCCTCGGGAGCCATTGGGCTTTCTTCAAGTTCAAAATTAGTAAATCTGTTCCTAACTCCGAGTGCAGATCCTGACCAAAAGTGGTCAATCATTATGTCTAtaccggaggatgcccgggttatCTCCGCCCCCGTGGGGGTTGCCAGTTATCTTCAGTGCCTAGTGATCGAAGAGGATCAAGCCAAGATAGATGAGGTGGAAGCGCCTTACCTGTTTAACAAAGCACAACAGGAGGCCGGTGCCTCAGTGCTTCATCAATAGGAGGCCAGTGCCTTGGCGCCCTACCTGTTTCTTTGAAATTGAAGGCCTCAGTGCTTCATCACGAGACTTTTCTCCGATATCGGGAGGAGTTAAACCATTACGAGGCCGAGACTTGGGATCTTACGGAAAAGAGGGATACttacaagcttctcagtgagaaaCTCCAGGCTGAGCTAGGAGTGGttcggaaggagcatgccgacctggtcgagcaggtaagaagagtttttgaagttagtgacAGTGAGTCAAACACAGTGGCTGAGGCTGAAGAATGGAAAAGAAACATGGATTGCCTAGCCTCGGAAAAGGAGACTGCCGGGCACAATTggctttggttgaggtccagctCCGGGCTATAAAGAAAAAGGCCTTGGTACAGGATAAAAAGATAgaggagctccagtctcagctGAGCTCGTTAGTCTCGGGTCAAGAAAATCTGGCCAAAGAGCTTGAGATGGCCAAGTCAAAGGTCGCCGTGGTCAAGGCCGAGGCTACTGAGAGGGTGGCCCAGCACAAGGCTGATGCCGAGGCGGCTCAGGACCAAGTGAGAAATATAATGGAGCATACTAAGTGACAAtctcgaagggaggccctcgagggagtTCATGCTCAGGGTTTTGACTTATTGGCTGAAATCAAGAGTACCAAGGTGTTCGAAGCCGAGGCCAGGAAGCTGTTTTATCCCGAGGAGGAAGATTCCGATAGGTTTGAAGATTTGGGTGAGTCCGAAGGCAGTGTAGACCCCGAAGGTGATGATACGGCCCCCGGCGAAGACTATGCCACTTAGGATCCTTTCAGATGTTTTTGTCTTTGCTTTTCGAGGTCGTTGGACCTTTGTAAAATTTTGTATTGGGGCTATTTGGCCCTTGTAAAAAGAATTTTTTGATATAAATATATAAGGGTTTTTTTCCTTTCACAACTTTTGTATTTTTCCCTTTGCTTTATTATTTCTATtcgcaaagatcgaaatgccttagcatgaaataattaggttatgttcgaatGTTCAAACAAATCTTGCCTTTAACATTATTCTGTTTTAAGACATAGTGGGGATTCGGTGTCACCGGAAACTTTTTTTTCAAAGtagtttagattatagtttgccgagggtagcctttagaactggTTATAAAAttttttgaaggccttgtttttttttgttataggtctcggacgtctccgaaccatgttaatatggtcgtagcctttttaaTTCGGGTGTCGCCCAGTGGGATTGCTATCCGGGCTTTCCTAAGATAACAATCCTCGAGTGGGGGCGGCCATGGCCTTTGAAATTCGGGCcttgcctaataggtcttatgcCCCCGAGGTATAATAGCTTGGACCTTACGAGTTTGTTTTCgaacggcagtccccgagtgagagagTGATTTTTCGAACTCGGGTTAAGTCGGCCCTTGGgatcgatacctttaggggatcggatgtaggaaattccttaagaAGTGCAACAAAAAATTTTAAAGGACAAGATGTTTGCAAGGAAAggacttctttttattcttgtgcataatagttATACATGTGTACATGCTTTGTGCCAGGGTTCGAGCAGTCTATAtgggcacagttcatttgactgtttggcTCTTACAATGAATCTCCCCGATCAATATGATCCTTCAATCCTGAAGTCTCTTTCCATTCTAAAGTCGATATCTGAGGGTAATACCCCTAGTGTTCGGGGTTGATAGAAGAGAGGCCTCAAATGTTGTTGTGATCATCGTCACCGGTTCATAGCTGGCcatcaattctaagttagcatgatttactgGTTTCATCGTTCAAAACCTTACCGTAAAACCCACttgggataaaaccggttcaagggaaaaagagtgcaacgcgtgctttcagacctaaaatctCGTATTGTCCCTTGTTGGCTACCTACAAGCGTTAGTTTATAATGTAAACAAACGAAAGAATGGGgatgtaccttagcagtaatatcgcttgaagtgagttatattccagttgttcggtagttgctcgccgctcattgttccgagtttgtaggatcctttttcggtgatctcgataatttggtacggCCTTTCCCAGTTCAGTCCCAATTTACCTTtgttcgggtttcgggtgctcACTGTGACCTTTCTTAGTATCAAGTCCCCAGTATTGAAAAGTCGATGGTTGGcacttcgattgtaatacctttcgattcgttattTTTGGGCTGCCAATCGGACAAAGGCGGCTTCGcacctttcatctaatagctccaggcTCGTACTTGATTCTCTGACCTCGACCGGTATCAAAGCTTCGGTGCCTAAACCAAAAAAAATagggtagccccggtactggacttcgaggtcgtacagTATGCCATAGGACTTTGGGTAGTATTTCCTTCCATCTTCCTTTAGCGTCGGTTAACCGctttttaaggttttggagtatggttttgttggtagattcagcttgtccgttcccactagggtagtAGAGTGTTGAtatgatccttttgatcttgtggtcttcatggaatttggttactttgttgccgatgaattgtttcccattatcgCATACAATCTCGGCTGGCATTCCGAAttggcatatgatgtggtcccaaatgaaattgatgacttccttctccctgaccttctTGTACGCCTGGGcatccacccatttagaaaaatagtcagtcataacaatataaattgatccttaccaggtgcccatggaagagggccaacgatgtccattccccacttcatgaacggccatggcgacAAAACCAATGCAGCAGCTCCTCgagttgatgaatcatcggagcatgcctttggcattcatcacattttcgaacgaactcctttgcgtctttttccatgtcgatcaaGTAGTAACCGGATTTGACTATTTTTCAAACCAGCGATTCGGTGCCCGAGTGATTTCCATAGGTACCTTCGTGATTTCCCTCAAAGCATACTCAGTATCCCCCGGCCATAGACATATTGCATGTGGGCAAttgaatgttcttctgaacagggttccgtcTTCGAATAGGCTAAATCGGACTGCCTTTGTGCGCAGGgctctcgattcttttggatcccaGGGCAGTTTATCGGTCCTGAGATATTCCACatacttatttctccagtcccaagttaggctcgttgagttgatCTTGGTGTGTCtttcttccaccaccgatctcataagttgtacaacttctcccgagttgaactcgttgtcttcgactgacgaccccaagttagcgagggcatcagccttgctgttttgatcccgaggaacatgttgcaaagtccattctttgaacagatgtaatgtcacctgtaacttgtccaagtatctttgcatttGTTCTTCTTTGACCTCGAATGTTttattaacttggtttaccacaaggagggagtcgcacttgggtTCGATCACCTtcgcccccaagcttttggctagttcaaagcctgcaatcatggcctcatatttggcctcgttgttagtcaatttcacagtcttaatagattgtctaattatattacctgtTGGTGACTTTAGtatgatgccaagtccggacccttttgtgtttgtggcaccgtccgtaaagagggtccaaattccCAAGGAAGTTCTTGAGTTAACCAATAACTCTCTTCCGACCTCAGAtattagggccggcgtaaagtcagccacaaagtctgccaaactttgagacttaatggcggtctGAGGTAGGTACTCAATATCGTACTCActtatttctacggcccatttggccaaccgaccCAAGAGTTTGGgcttatgcataacattcctcaacgggtaagtagttacgacacatatggggtgacactgaaagtatggttttagcttcttggaggcgcttagcaaagcaagCGCCTGTTTTTCTAGGTAAGGGTACCTactttcggcctcacctaaggtcctactaacatagtaaattggaaattgcgtaccttagTCTTTTcgaactaagactccacttaccgctatctccgagaccgccaagtacaagtaaagttgttcgtctgtctttgGTGTGTGAAGTACCAGCGGGCTCGATAAGTACCTCTTGAGTTTCTCCAAATCTCGTTGGCACTCCGAGGTCCACGGGAAgctattcttcttctttaatagtgtgaagaatcggtggctcttgtctgatgacctcgaaataaatcaTCCCAGggtggctatgcgcccggttaacctttgcacggcctttacattgtccacaaccgtgatatctttgatggctttgatattatcgggattgatctcgattccccgattggataccatgaatccgaggaatttacccaacccaactccaaacgcacatttttccgtgttcagcttcatattgtattgctTCAGTATGCTGAAGTTTTCCTGTAAATGTTTTAAATgctcctctgctcgtagggatttaactaacatgtcgtcaatgtaaacttccattgattttcctatttgttcctcgaatatccgatttactaagcgttggtatGTGGCGCCGGCATTATTTAATCCAAACGACATTACGTTATAAAAATATGTGCCATATTTAGTGATcaaggaagttttttcctgatcactcgcgtccatccgtatttggttgtatccGGAAAAGGCATCAAAAAAATTCAGGATCTcttggccggctgtggcatcgatcatacgatcgatgttgggcaaaagaaaagagtctttgggatatgccttattcaaatctttgtaatctacacacattcttggtttattcccttttttagggactatcacaacgtttgctaaccaatctgggtatttaacctcccgaatagaccctattttaaggagtttagatacctcgtccttgatgaaagcatgcttAATCTCGGACTTGGGTCTCCTCTTCTGTTTGACCTGGTGGAACTCCGAGttcaggcttagcttgtgagtggttatctccggcgggatccctatcatgtcaatgcgggaccaagcgaaacaatctttgttagttataagaaagtgaatgggtttttccctgagctcggagcttaaccctgtgcccaggtatacctttcgattggGCAAGCGTTCTCgcaatatgacttgttccagctccTCGACTATCGATTTAGTGTCTtcagaatcatcgggggctatgaaagatattggaaccccataatcatcatcctcgccttCCTTTTGTTTGTACGAATCTGCCGTGGATGGTaccggtgattgctatttggtcccATTTCTGACCATCTGGTTTGGATCCTTCGATGTTGAGACTCTAGATGCCGGTATCACCTCCTCGACCACGAATATTTCCTTTATAGTCGGTTGTTCACCGTAAACTATTTTGACTCCGccaggtgttgggaatttcagtgcctggtgtagtgtcgagggcatcgccctcatgttgtggatccatggccttccgaataaagcgttgtacc from Nicotiana tomentosiformis chromosome 11, ASM39032v3, whole genome shotgun sequence encodes:
- the LOC104106513 gene encoding acetylajmalan esterase-like, with protein sequence MSLKLPLINPYMVKEANFRHGVNCAVGGATVLNDPFNVTRNITTAKDNRPLRSQLRWLTTYLQTTCHTRQKCSKVLGKSLFMFGAFEGNDYYLALSEGKSIELEAKTFVPHIVKAIVKGIRQVIRYGAKRIVVPGIYPLGCFPYYLTMFSSLDYEDYDEFGCLKAYNELVMYHNDFLERALSILKLEYSNVAIKYIDYYAAVKSILERPSYFGFNKKSILKACCGIGGQYNYDDDILCGTSEVQACSDSAKYLHWDGIHLTEKAYYYVAERVINGISSKEFQCLQ